In Desulfosoma caldarium, the following are encoded in one genomic region:
- the lspA gene encoding signal peptidase II yields MPSTLTEKTSTSTLSRTQARKFFLFGAVGLLILALDQATKAWVLHAMPLYSQKKIIPGFFNLVHVRNTGVAFSIFAGTENPWRVPVLAALTVVALAVIFFLYRESRPEERVKRVALSLIAGGALGNLVDRVRFGNVVDFLDFYIGPYHWPAFNVADMAVTVGAALLGVSLLRGEKPPWSHP; encoded by the coding sequence ATGCCATCCACGCTCACAGAAAAAACCTCCACATCCACATTATCCCGCACCCAGGCTCGAAAATTTTTCCTTTTCGGCGCTGTGGGTCTGCTTATCTTGGCTCTGGATCAAGCCACAAAGGCATGGGTGCTTCACGCCATGCCGCTCTACAGCCAAAAAAAAATCATTCCCGGTTTCTTTAACCTGGTCCACGTTCGAAACACCGGGGTGGCCTTCAGCATCTTTGCGGGAACCGAAAACCCATGGCGCGTGCCGGTTCTCGCTGCACTGACGGTGGTGGCGTTGGCCGTGATTTTCTTTCTCTATCGGGAAAGTCGTCCCGAAGAAAGAGTCAAGCGCGTGGCTCTAAGCCTCATTGCCGGCGGCGCTTTGGGTAATTTGGTGGACCGTGTGCGTTTTGGAAATGTGGTGGATTTTCTGGATTTTTATATCGGCCCCTATCACTGGCCGGCTTTCAACGTGGCCGACATGGCCGTCACGGTGGGAGCGGCCCTACTTGGGGTGAGCCTTCTTCGCGGCGAAAAGCCGCCGTGGTCCCACCCATAA
- a CDS encoding type II secretion system F family protein, producing the protein MPEFIYKGINRKGQKVRGEIEADNLTIARQLLERQGLSLKALKPKPKDLLEYIPVLQEKVKEKDLVLFTRQFSTMIDAGLPIIQCLEILRDQTENKAFRKVLRALKKDVEEGATFSEALRKHPKVFDQLFVNLVAAGEAGGILDVTLTRLAAYLEKVASLKKKVRGAMTYPAIVVAIAVIVIAVILVYVIPVFAGLFRDAGVSLPALTLVVMNVSDFAKNYFHWMILGLVVLGVLFARFRKTRRGRDVTDRLFLKVPVFGLLIKKVALARVTRTLGTMLGSGVPILESMELVAATAGNAVIEKAIREAKQAVSQGRTLSEPLAESGIFPPMVVHMVSVGEATGALDSMLSKVADFYDEEVDATVEALTSLLEPMLIVFLGVTIGGLLVAMYMPIFQLADVVSRGT; encoded by the coding sequence ATGCCGGAATTCATCTACAAAGGAATCAACCGCAAAGGGCAGAAGGTGCGAGGAGAAATAGAAGCAGATAATCTCACCATTGCCCGCCAACTATTGGAGCGCCAGGGCCTTTCGCTTAAGGCTCTCAAGCCCAAACCCAAAGATCTTTTGGAATACATTCCCGTTCTTCAGGAAAAGGTGAAAGAAAAGGACTTGGTGCTTTTTACGCGTCAGTTTTCCACCATGATCGATGCCGGTCTGCCCATCATTCAATGTTTGGAAATTCTTCGGGATCAAACGGAAAACAAGGCTTTTCGGAAAGTCCTTCGTGCGCTCAAAAAGGACGTGGAAGAGGGAGCTACCTTTTCCGAAGCCTTGCGTAAGCACCCCAAAGTTTTCGACCAACTTTTTGTGAACCTGGTGGCGGCGGGGGAAGCGGGTGGCATTTTGGATGTGACCCTGACCCGCCTTGCCGCCTACCTGGAAAAGGTCGCCTCACTGAAGAAGAAGGTTCGAGGCGCCATGACGTATCCGGCCATCGTGGTGGCCATTGCCGTCATCGTTATTGCCGTCATTCTCGTTTACGTCATTCCCGTCTTTGCCGGCCTCTTTCGAGATGCCGGCGTCAGCTTGCCTGCCTTGACCCTGGTGGTCATGAACGTGAGCGATTTCGCCAAAAATTACTTCCATTGGATGATCCTTGGCCTGGTCGTGCTCGGCGTTCTTTTTGCGCGCTTTCGCAAAACGCGGCGCGGACGAGATGTTACCGACCGCCTCTTTCTTAAGGTCCCCGTCTTCGGCCTTCTCATCAAGAAGGTCGCTCTGGCTCGTGTGACCCGCACCTTGGGAACCATGCTCGGAAGCGGGGTACCCATCCTGGAAAGCATGGAACTGGTGGCGGCAACGGCCGGCAATGCTGTGATCGAAAAGGCCATTCGAGAGGCCAAGCAGGCCGTGTCTCAAGGCCGAACCCTTTCGGAACCCCTTGCGGAGAGCGGCATCTTCCCTCCCATGGTCGTCCACATGGTTTCCGTTGGTGAAGCCACGGGGGCTCTGGACAGCATGCTGTCCAAGGTGGCCGACTTCTATGATGAAGAAGTGGACGCCACCGTGGAAGCCTTGACATCTCTTCTGGAACCCATGCTCATCGTCTTTCTGGGGGTCACCATCGGCGGGCTTTTGGTGGCCATGTACATGCCCATTTTTCAGTTGGCGGACGTGGTTTCTCGAGGCACGTGA
- the groL gene encoding chaperonin GroEL (60 kDa chaperone family; promotes refolding of misfolded polypeptides especially under stressful conditions; forms two stacked rings of heptamers to form a barrel-shaped 14mer; ends can be capped by GroES; misfolded proteins enter the barrel where they are refolded when GroES binds), translating into MAKQLVYNTKAREALLKGVNSLADAVKVTLGPKGRNVVIEKAFGGPTVTKDGVTVAKEIELADKFENMGAQMVKEVASKTSDVAGDGTTTATILAQSIYFEGSKLVTAGANPMALKRGIEKAVKVVVDELKKISKPTKDQKEIAQVGTISANNDPTIGNIIAEAMNKVGKEGVITVEEAKGMETTLEVVEGMQFDRGYISPYFITDPEKMEVVLNEPLILVHEKKISNMKDLLPILEQIAKMGRPLLIIAEDVEGEALATLVVNKLRGTLQVCAVKAPGFGDRRKAMLEDIAILTGGQVISEEKGIKLENVSLKDLGSAKTVRVDKDNTTIVDGAGDRKALEGRVRQIRTQIEETTSDYDREKLQERLAKLVGGVAVISVGAATETEMKEKKARVEDALNATRAAVEEGIVPGGGVAYLRCLKALEELKLEGEEQQGVNIVRRALEEPARQIANNAGEEGSVIVQKIKAGEGAFGFNAETGEFCDLFEAGVIDPTKVTRSALQNAASVASLMLTTECMVAELPKEEKAEMPGAGMGGGMGGMY; encoded by the coding sequence ATGGCAAAACAACTCGTTTACAATACCAAGGCTCGAGAAGCCCTGCTCAAGGGTGTCAATTCGCTGGCGGATGCCGTCAAGGTGACCCTGGGTCCCAAGGGACGCAATGTGGTCATCGAAAAGGCCTTTGGCGGTCCCACGGTGACCAAGGATGGGGTCACGGTGGCCAAGGAAATCGAGCTAGCCGACAAGTTCGAAAACATGGGCGCGCAGATGGTCAAGGAAGTGGCCAGCAAGACCAGCGACGTGGCCGGGGACGGCACCACCACGGCCACCATTTTGGCGCAGTCCATCTATTTTGAAGGGTCCAAGCTGGTGACGGCCGGCGCCAACCCTATGGCCCTGAAACGCGGCATCGAAAAGGCCGTCAAGGTGGTGGTGGATGAGCTGAAAAAGATCAGCAAACCCACCAAGGACCAGAAGGAAATCGCTCAGGTGGGCACCATTTCCGCCAACAACGACCCGACCATCGGCAACATCATTGCCGAAGCCATGAACAAAGTGGGCAAGGAAGGGGTCATCACGGTGGAAGAAGCCAAAGGCATGGAAACCACGTTGGAAGTGGTGGAAGGCATGCAGTTTGACCGCGGCTACATTTCCCCGTACTTTATCACCGACCCGGAAAAGATGGAAGTGGTCCTCAATGAGCCCCTTATTTTGGTCCATGAAAAGAAAATCAGTAACATGAAGGATCTCTTGCCCATTTTGGAACAGATTGCCAAGATGGGTCGGCCTCTTTTGATCATTGCCGAAGATGTGGAAGGTGAAGCGCTGGCTACGCTCGTGGTGAACAAACTGCGCGGCACCCTGCAGGTCTGTGCCGTGAAGGCGCCCGGTTTTGGCGATCGGCGCAAGGCCATGCTGGAAGACATCGCCATTTTGACGGGCGGCCAGGTCATCAGTGAAGAAAAGGGCATCAAGCTGGAAAACGTGAGCCTGAAGGATCTGGGCAGTGCCAAGACGGTGCGTGTGGACAAAGACAACACGACCATTGTCGACGGCGCCGGGGATCGCAAGGCTCTGGAAGGCCGTGTGCGCCAGATTCGCACCCAGATTGAAGAGACCACCAGCGACTACGATCGCGAAAAGCTGCAGGAACGGCTGGCCAAGCTCGTGGGCGGCGTGGCCGTGATCAGTGTCGGCGCGGCCACCGAAACGGAAATGAAGGAAAAGAAGGCCCGCGTGGAAGACGCTCTGAACGCCACTCGAGCGGCCGTCGAAGAAGGCATCGTCCCGGGCGGTGGGGTGGCCTATCTGCGCTGCCTGAAAGCCTTGGAAGAGCTCAAGCTGGAAGGCGAAGAACAGCAGGGCGTCAACATCGTGCGCCGCGCTCTGGAAGAACCGGCCCGTCAGATTGCAAACAATGCCGGGGAAGAAGGATCCGTTATCGTGCAAAAGATCAAGGCCGGCGAAGGGGCTTTTGGCTTCAATGCGGAAACCGGCGAATTCTGCGATCTTTTTGAAGCCGGTGTCATCGATCCCACCAAAGTGACCCGCTCCGCGCTGCAAAACGCGGCCAGCGTCGCTTCGCTCATGCTGACCACGGAATGCATGGTGGCGGAACTGCCCAAGGAAGAAAAGGCGGAAATGCCGGGCGCCGGTATGGGCGGCGGCATGGGCGGCATGTACTAA
- the groES gene encoding co-chaperone GroES, whose translation MKLRPLNDRVVIKRIEEEERTAGGIIIPDTAKEKPIQGEVVAVGNGKLMEDGSRRPLDVKAGDRVLFSKYAGTDVKVEGEDLLIMREDDILAIIEK comes from the coding sequence ATGAAGCTTCGACCGCTCAACGATCGTGTGGTCATCAAGAGGATCGAGGAAGAAGAAAGGACGGCCGGTGGCATCATCATTCCCGACACGGCCAAGGAAAAGCCCATTCAGGGTGAAGTTGTTGCCGTCGGCAACGGCAAGCTCATGGAAGACGGTTCCCGTCGCCCCTTGGACGTGAAGGCGGGGGACCGTGTGCTTTTCAGCAAGTATGCCGGCACCGATGTGAAGGTGGAAGGCGAAGATCTGCTCATCATGCGCGAAGACGACATTTTGGCCATCATTGAAAAGTAA
- a CDS encoding two-component system sensor histidine kinase NtrB — MTKASSAPWGAEEGAAFQRKVHMHLVLRLLAAVFLLAVTFLFQLRLSQDISEPVLNPLYAYAAVLFSVTLLSACVLPMVRRHGLFAAGQFAFDILAVTFLIYLTGGVTSPFPFLFMAVIMAAAVLFQRRGSLLVAAASTIAYGALLDLQYFRWVNPLPFMGRTAASDSSEVYFYTLVVMTAAFFLVAFISGYLATELQKWARLSAQKSRDMERLESFYRQLVESLGAGLMTTDAHGIITYANRAALNLLQTDARTLEGQPLECVFPALGLQMPEGFQPKEATPWGEEDSSCDGPLSEAGAQRLFSGEVRVQERSYGPAQSNSLSGPRREAASNRAARPQLSKRRPTGRLNAIEGREGLSFEASHVLEIVQESAAGEKRSFVVTISPLKTTPQAQDRIIVFQDQTHIKALQERMRRLEQLAFAGKMAGEIVHDIKNPLAAVSGVAQMMAAQPQEDETSRRLQDILVREIDRLNLLVSRFLWIAREGKASEKPEPVAVGETVRHVLDALTISKHLSGRHHVHVDVPDDLKVTLVPRYLFQILWHLVANAAEALPNGGLVHIGARPHTGDDGRSGVLVKVADSGPGVSGDVAKKMFEPLFTTKEGHLGLGLSLVCRLVEEANGHIEVGSSAAFPMCVRLFFPQA, encoded by the coding sequence ATGACGAAGGCTTCGAGCGCTCCATGGGGTGCCGAAGAAGGTGCTGCCTTTCAACGCAAGGTGCACATGCACCTTGTGCTGCGGCTTCTGGCCGCCGTCTTTCTTTTGGCGGTGACTTTCCTTTTTCAGCTTCGCTTGTCTCAGGACATTTCCGAACCGGTCCTGAACCCGCTTTACGCCTATGCGGCCGTGCTTTTTTCGGTCACCCTTTTGAGCGCCTGTGTCCTGCCCATGGTGCGTCGCCACGGACTTTTCGCGGCGGGCCAATTTGCCTTTGACATTCTGGCCGTCACCTTCCTTATTTACCTCACCGGAGGCGTGACCAGTCCCTTTCCTTTCCTTTTCATGGCCGTGATCATGGCGGCGGCGGTCTTGTTTCAACGCCGAGGAAGCCTGCTGGTGGCCGCGGCTTCAACCATTGCCTACGGAGCCCTACTCGACCTGCAGTACTTTCGATGGGTGAACCCTTTGCCATTCATGGGCCGAACAGCGGCGTCTGATTCCAGCGAAGTGTATTTTTATACCTTGGTGGTCATGACCGCGGCGTTCTTTCTCGTGGCGTTTATCAGTGGGTATTTGGCGACGGAACTTCAAAAATGGGCGCGGCTTTCTGCCCAGAAGAGCCGGGACATGGAACGTCTGGAATCCTTTTACCGGCAATTGGTGGAAAGCCTAGGTGCCGGACTCATGACCACGGATGCGCACGGCATCATCACCTATGCCAATCGAGCGGCGCTAAACCTTTTGCAAACGGACGCTCGCACTCTGGAAGGACAACCCCTTGAATGCGTGTTTCCCGCACTGGGACTCCAGATGCCGGAAGGTTTTCAGCCCAAAGAAGCGACCCCGTGGGGCGAAGAGGATTCATCGTGTGATGGGCCGTTGTCTGAGGCTGGGGCCCAAAGATTGTTCTCCGGGGAGGTCCGTGTTCAGGAACGATCTTATGGCCCTGCTCAAAGCAATTCTTTAAGCGGACCACGCCGCGAAGCGGCATCGAACCGTGCAGCGCGCCCACAGCTTTCAAAGAGGCGGCCTACCGGCCGTTTGAATGCGATCGAAGGGCGGGAAGGGCTTTCTTTCGAGGCTTCTCATGTGTTGGAAATCGTGCAGGAGAGTGCAGCAGGAGAAAAAAGGTCCTTTGTGGTCACGATCTCGCCTTTGAAAACCACCCCCCAAGCCCAAGACCGAATCATTGTGTTTCAGGACCAGACCCACATCAAGGCTCTGCAAGAACGCATGCGGCGTTTGGAACAACTCGCTTTTGCCGGTAAGATGGCCGGGGAAATCGTGCATGACATCAAAAATCCTTTGGCGGCCGTCAGCGGCGTGGCCCAGATGATGGCCGCACAACCGCAGGAAGACGAGACTTCGCGGCGCCTTCAGGATATTTTGGTTCGAGAAATCGACCGGTTGAACTTGCTGGTGAGCCGCTTTCTATGGATTGCTCGAGAAGGCAAAGCGTCGGAAAAGCCCGAACCCGTGGCCGTCGGTGAAACGGTGCGCCACGTCCTGGACGCTCTGACCATCAGCAAACATCTGAGCGGTCGGCATCACGTCCATGTGGACGTTCCAGATGACCTGAAAGTGACACTTGTGCCTCGCTACCTCTTTCAGATCCTCTGGCACCTGGTGGCCAACGCCGCGGAAGCCCTGCCGAACGGAGGCCTTGTACATATCGGCGCACGACCCCATACCGGAGACGATGGCCGTTCGGGCGTGTTGGTGAAAGTAGCCGATAGCGGCCCAGGTGTTTCCGGCGACGTGGCCAAGAAGATGTTCGAGCCACTTTTCACCACCAAGGAAGGCCACTTGGGTTTGGGGCTGAGCCTCGTTTGCCGGTTGGTGGAAGAGGCCAACGGCCACATCGAAGTGGGTTCATCGGCCGCCTTTCCCATGTGCGTTCGCCTGTTTTTCCCGCAAGCCTAA
- a CDS encoding type IV pilin protein — protein MLIKMKESKGFTLVELMIVVAIIGILAAVAVPFYQRYVKKARLTSLVIPGVHAIETSISTYYSVQQKFPTDSDLEDMQMDADTTCFTVVPAGSDLNNLAIGIVNDATAGTCAPLKGLSPKTFNIVAQEEGGKLRWKFEGGLAKELGLAE, from the coding sequence ATGTTGATCAAAATGAAGGAAAGCAAAGGCTTTACCCTGGTGGAACTCATGATTGTGGTGGCCATTATCGGTATCCTGGCCGCCGTGGCCGTCCCCTTTTATCAAAGGTATGTCAAGAAAGCGCGGCTCACGAGCCTTGTCATTCCCGGCGTTCACGCCATCGAAACCAGCATCAGCACCTATTACAGTGTGCAGCAAAAATTTCCCACCGATAGCGATCTTGAGGATATGCAAATGGACGCCGATACGACGTGCTTTACGGTTGTGCCCGCAGGGAGTGACTTGAATAATCTGGCTATCGGTATTGTAAACGACGCCACCGCCGGCACGTGTGCACCGCTAAAGGGCTTGAGTCCCAAGACGTTTAACATTGTAGCCCAAGAAGAGGGTGGCAAACTGCGATGGAAGTTTGAGGGCGGTCTCGCCAAAGAGCTTGGACTGGCCGAATAG
- the pilB gene encoding type IV-A pilus assembly ATPase PilB codes for MKRSKIGQLLLDAGLIAPKDLERALQEQSRNGDRLGTILIRQGVIDEKILSEFLAKQFRVPMVNPARLTASKQALEIVSPQVMQKYHVFPLGVVGSTLHVAVSDPGNLFAIDDLRFITQKNIRVHVAPESLIKKALESVQAAGTEENLEAVMGMIREEADAEVMEESPEIDLVHLENAAGEAPVVKLVNLILLDAIRKKASDIHVECYEKVMRVRYRIDGVLYEVMRPPYQLRNAIISRLKIMSRLDIAERRLPQDGRIKLKSKSGEMEFRVSVLPTLFGEKVVLRLLDKSNLQLDMTKLGFEPKQLDLFREAIYRPYGMVLVTGPTGSGKTTTLYSALSELNKISHNISTAEDPVEFSLPGINQVQVHEAIGLTFAAALRSFLRQDPDIIMVGEIRDFETAETAIKAALTGHLVLSTLHTNDAPSTVNRLLNMGIEPFLVASAVNLVLAQRLARRVCPECRIAEDLPLETLVDLGVRQEDVGTFTCYRGRGCPACSNTGYRGRIALYEVMPMTDEIRDLVLVGASASEIKREAIRLGMLTLRQSAINKLKQGITSVEEVLRATVRD; via the coding sequence TTGAAGAGAAGCAAAATCGGCCAATTGTTGCTGGATGCCGGACTGATTGCGCCAAAGGACCTGGAGCGTGCTTTGCAAGAGCAGAGCCGCAACGGGGATCGGTTGGGAACCATTCTCATTCGGCAGGGTGTGATCGACGAAAAGATTCTGAGCGAGTTTCTGGCCAAGCAGTTTCGTGTTCCCATGGTCAATCCGGCTCGCCTGACTGCTTCCAAGCAAGCCCTGGAGATCGTTTCTCCTCAGGTCATGCAGAAGTACCATGTCTTTCCTCTGGGGGTCGTTGGAAGCACCCTGCATGTGGCCGTATCCGACCCGGGCAACCTTTTCGCCATCGACGACCTTCGCTTTATCACGCAAAAGAACATTCGAGTCCATGTGGCTCCGGAAAGCCTGATTAAGAAGGCCTTGGAATCGGTGCAGGCGGCCGGAACAGAAGAGAATCTCGAAGCCGTCATGGGCATGATCCGCGAAGAAGCGGACGCAGAGGTGATGGAGGAGTCCCCGGAAATCGACCTGGTGCATTTGGAAAATGCGGCCGGAGAAGCGCCGGTGGTCAAGCTGGTTAATCTCATTCTCCTGGACGCCATTCGCAAAAAGGCCAGCGATATTCACGTGGAATGTTACGAAAAGGTCATGAGGGTGCGTTACCGCATCGACGGGGTGCTTTACGAAGTCATGCGGCCGCCTTACCAGCTTCGCAACGCCATCATCTCCCGACTCAAGATCATGAGCCGCTTGGATATCGCGGAACGCAGGCTTCCGCAAGATGGCCGCATCAAGCTCAAGAGCAAGAGCGGCGAGATGGAATTTCGCGTTTCCGTGCTGCCGACCCTTTTTGGAGAAAAGGTGGTGCTGCGCCTCCTGGATAAGTCCAATTTGCAGTTGGACATGACCAAACTGGGTTTTGAACCTAAGCAGCTGGATCTGTTTCGGGAGGCCATCTACCGGCCATACGGCATGGTTTTGGTCACCGGCCCGACGGGCAGCGGAAAAACGACCACACTTTACAGCGCCCTTTCTGAATTGAACAAGATCAGCCACAACATTTCCACGGCAGAAGACCCGGTGGAATTCAGCCTACCCGGCATTAATCAAGTGCAGGTCCATGAGGCCATTGGGCTCACCTTTGCGGCGGCCTTGCGCTCTTTTCTGCGTCAGGACCCGGACATCATCATGGTGGGCGAGATTCGGGATTTCGAAACGGCCGAAACCGCCATCAAGGCGGCCCTGACGGGGCACTTGGTGTTGAGCACGCTGCACACCAATGATGCTCCCAGCACCGTGAACCGGTTGCTCAACATGGGCATCGAACCCTTTTTGGTGGCGTCCGCGGTCAACCTAGTATTGGCTCAGCGGCTGGCTCGCCGCGTGTGCCCCGAATGTCGCATTGCGGAAGACTTACCTTTGGAAACCCTGGTGGATCTCGGAGTGCGGCAAGAGGATGTGGGAACTTTTACGTGCTATCGCGGTCGAGGCTGCCCGGCCTGTTCCAATACGGGGTATCGGGGCCGCATCGCCCTCTATGAGGTCATGCCCATGACGGATGAGATTCGAGATCTGGTGCTGGTGGGAGCCTCGGCTTCGGAAATCAAGCGGGAAGCCATTCGACTGGGCATGCTCACACTGCGCCAAAGCGCCATTAACAAGCTCAAGCAAGGCATCACTTCGGTGGAAGAAGTGCTTCGAGCGACGGTAAGGGATTAA
- the ileS gene encoding isoleucine--tRNA ligase, which translates to MDYKTTLNLPKTDFPMKANLAQREPELLARWDRMDLYGKLRQVSVGRPPFILHDGPPYANGHIHLGTALNKILKDMIVKSRQMSGFDAIYVPGWDCHGLPIEHQVDKELGPRKKAMTQVEIRRYCRAYAEKFIDIQRQEFKRLGVLGEWDNPYLTMSFDYEATIARELGRFFERGSVVRSKKPIYWCCSCRTALAEAEVEYHDHESPSIYVKFPLSDESRRALADFRDIPVHVIIWTTTPWTLPANLAIALHPDFTYAAVRVGDEVWILAEGLVEQCMKTFGIEDYEKIRELSSRELEGLQCRHPFLDRASRLVLGSHVTLDAGTGCVHTAPGHGREDYDTALAYGLDVYSPVDDDGCFTAEVPFFGGQFVFDANAAVNAKLKERGALVLETTVSHSYPHCWRCKKPVIFRATEQWFISMERNDLRKKALQAIDQVQWVPSWGRDRIYQMIENRPDWCISRQRSWGVPITVFTCRQCGEVLATPEVFDKVTALFEKEGADGWFERSVEDLLPDGAVCAGCGGKDFDKEMDILDVWFDSGVSHAAVLERRPYLRSPADLYLEGSDQHRGWFHSSLLASVGTRDRAPYKAVLTHGFVVDGQGYKMSKSLGNVIVPGEIINKFGAEILRLWVSAEDYRDDIRISQDILQRLSETYRRIRNTWRFLLGNLHDFDPARHGVSVTAMQELDRYALHMLQKLVGKVRRAYDRFEFHRVYHAVHNYCTVDLSAFYLDILKDRLYTAPPDSVERRSAQTALYRILTSLLKLMAPILSFTAEEAWAHLPGHHAESVHLEAFPEVEEALVDEALEARWERILRLRADVSRALEAARQAKTIGHSLDARVRLHLPEAWQPDFAQDAELLRTVFIVSEVRLENLDGQVEAMDGQEVSGCKVLVEPASGQKCERCWVLSNTVGTFADHPTICARCHDVLHTPQ; encoded by the coding sequence ATGGATTACAAGACGACGCTCAATCTACCAAAGACCGATTTTCCCATGAAAGCGAACCTTGCTCAGCGCGAACCTGAACTGCTCGCCCGATGGGACCGCATGGACCTATACGGTAAGCTTCGCCAGGTTTCCGTCGGCAGGCCCCCGTTTATCCTTCACGACGGCCCGCCGTACGCCAACGGCCACATTCACCTGGGCACGGCGCTGAATAAGATCCTCAAAGACATGATCGTCAAAAGCCGTCAGATGAGCGGTTTCGACGCCATATATGTTCCCGGCTGGGACTGTCACGGCCTTCCCATCGAGCATCAGGTGGACAAGGAGCTGGGGCCCAGAAAGAAGGCCATGACCCAAGTCGAAATTCGGCGGTATTGCCGCGCCTACGCGGAAAAGTTCATCGACATTCAACGCCAGGAATTCAAGCGCCTTGGCGTCCTGGGCGAATGGGACAACCCGTACCTCACCATGTCGTTCGATTATGAAGCGACCATCGCTCGAGAACTGGGGCGGTTTTTTGAACGGGGAAGCGTCGTTCGAAGCAAGAAGCCCATCTACTGGTGCTGCAGCTGCCGCACGGCTTTGGCGGAAGCGGAAGTAGAATACCACGACCATGAGTCGCCGTCCATTTACGTCAAGTTTCCCTTGAGCGACGAGAGTCGACGGGCTTTGGCAGACTTTCGGGATATTCCCGTCCACGTGATCATCTGGACCACCACGCCCTGGACCCTTCCGGCCAATCTGGCCATAGCCCTGCATCCCGATTTCACCTATGCGGCGGTGCGCGTGGGCGACGAAGTATGGATTCTTGCCGAAGGCTTGGTCGAACAATGCATGAAGACCTTTGGCATTGAAGACTACGAAAAGATTCGAGAATTATCCAGCCGCGAACTGGAAGGGCTTCAGTGTCGGCACCCCTTTTTGGATCGAGCGTCACGACTGGTGCTGGGCTCCCACGTGACCCTGGATGCGGGAACAGGCTGCGTGCATACGGCCCCGGGACACGGCCGAGAAGACTATGACACGGCGCTGGCCTACGGCCTCGATGTGTACTCGCCCGTGGACGATGACGGATGCTTTACGGCCGAGGTGCCCTTTTTTGGGGGACAGTTCGTCTTTGACGCCAATGCGGCCGTGAACGCCAAGCTCAAGGAACGGGGCGCGCTGGTTCTGGAAACGACCGTATCCCACAGTTATCCCCATTGTTGGCGGTGCAAGAAGCCGGTCATCTTTCGAGCCACGGAGCAGTGGTTCATTTCCATGGAACGCAATGATCTTCGAAAGAAGGCGCTTCAGGCCATCGACCAGGTGCAGTGGGTTCCGTCCTGGGGCAGAGACCGAATCTACCAGATGATCGAAAACCGGCCCGACTGGTGCATTTCTCGGCAGCGGTCCTGGGGAGTGCCCATCACAGTCTTCACGTGCCGGCAGTGCGGTGAGGTTTTGGCTACGCCCGAAGTTTTTGACAAGGTCACGGCCCTCTTTGAAAAGGAAGGGGCGGACGGCTGGTTTGAAAGAAGCGTTGAGGACCTTCTTCCCGATGGAGCCGTGTGTGCGGGCTGCGGCGGCAAGGACTTTGACAAGGAGATGGATATTCTGGATGTGTGGTTTGATTCCGGCGTGTCCCATGCGGCGGTTTTAGAACGGCGCCCGTATCTTCGGTCCCCCGCCGATCTTTATCTGGAAGGAAGTGACCAGCACCGCGGTTGGTTTCATTCCTCACTTTTGGCCTCGGTGGGCACGCGGGATCGAGCGCCCTACAAGGCCGTCTTGACCCATGGGTTCGTGGTGGACGGCCAAGGCTACAAGATGTCCAAGTCCTTGGGCAACGTGATTGTCCCTGGTGAAATCATCAATAAATTCGGCGCAGAAATTTTGCGCCTGTGGGTTTCCGCCGAAGATTATCGGGACGATATTCGCATTTCTCAGGATATTCTGCAGCGCCTGAGCGAAACATACCGACGTATTCGAAACACCTGGAGGTTCCTGCTGGGGAATTTGCATGATTTTGATCCGGCGCGGCATGGCGTGAGCGTGACTGCCATGCAGGAATTGGATCGCTACGCGCTGCACATGCTGCAAAAGCTCGTGGGCAAGGTGCGGCGCGCCTACGACCGTTTTGAATTTCATCGCGTCTACCATGCCGTGCACAACTACTGCACGGTGGATCTCAGCGCTTTTTACCTGGACATTCTCAAGGATCGCCTCTACACGGCGCCTCCCGACAGCGTGGAACGCCGATCGGCCCAGACGGCCCTGTATCGCATTCTCACGAGTTTGTTGAAACTCATGGCGCCCATCTTGTCTTTTACGGCCGAAGAAGCCTGGGCCCATCTTCCCGGGCATCACGCCGAATCTGTGCATTTGGAAGCGTTTCCAGAAGTGGAAGAAGCCCTTGTGGATGAGGCTCTGGAGGCCAGGTGGGAGCGAATTCTTCGCTTACGCGCCGATGTGAGCCGTGCCCTGGAAGCGGCCCGTCAGGCCAAGACCATCGGCCATTCTTTGGATGCTCGCGTGCGCTTGCACCTGCCTGAAGCGTGGCAGCCCGACTTTGCCCAGGATGCGGAACTGTTGCGAACGGTTTTTATCGTTTCCGAAGTGCGGCTGGAGAACTTGGACGGCCAGGTCGAAGCCATGGACGGCCAGGAGGTTTCCGGCTGCAAAGTGCTGGTGGAACCGGCTTCAGGACAAAAATGCGAACGCTGCTGGGTGCTTTCCAACACCGTGGGAACCTTTGCGGACCACCCCACGATCTGCGCTCGATGCCACGACGTGCTGCACACCCCACAGTAA